The DNA region GGAGAAGTTCGACGGCGTGAAGCTGGAGCACGTGCGGGTGCCCGCCGCCGCGCTCACCGAGGCCCTCGCCGGGCTCGACCCGGACGTCCGCGCGGCCCTGGAGGAGTCCATCCGCCGCGCCCGCACCGTCCACCGCGCCCAGCGCCGCGCCCCGCACACCACCGAGGTCGTCCCCGGCGGCTCGGTCACCGAGAAGTGGGTGCCGGTCGAGCGCGTCGGCCTGTACGCACCCGGCGGCCGCTCCGTCTACCCGTCCTCCGTGATCATGAACGCCGTGCCCGCGCAGGAGGCCGGCGTCGCCTCCATGGCGCTCGCGTCCCCGCCCCAGGCCGACTTCAGCGGGCTGCCGCACCCGACGATCCTCGCGGCCTGCGCGCTGCTCGGCATCGACGAGGTGTACGCGGTCGGCGGCGCCCAGGCCGTCGCGATGTTCGCGTACGGCACGGACACCTGCGCCCCTGCCAACATGGTCACGGGCCCCGGCAACATCTGGGTCGCCGCCGCCAAGCGGTACTTCACCGGCCGCATCGGCATCGACACCGAGGCCGGGCCGACCGAGATCGCGATCCTCGCCGACGACACCGCCGACCCGGTGCACGTCGCCTCCGACCTGATCAGCCAGGCCGAGCACGACCCGCTGGCCGCCGCCGTCCTCGTCACGGACTCCACCGAGCTCGCGGACGCCGTGGCCAAGGAGCTGGAGCCGCAGGTCGCCGCGACCAAGCACGTCGAGGACCGGATCGCCCCGGCCCTCGCGGGCAGGCAGTCCGCGATCGTCCTGGTCGACGGCCTGGACGAGGGCCTGCGCGTCGTCGACGCGTACGGCGCCGAGCACCTGGAGATCCAGACCCGCGACGCCGCCGCCGTCGCCGACCGCGTCAAGAACGCGGGCGCGATCTTCGTCGGCCCCTGGGCGCCGGTCTCCCTCGGCGACTACTGCGCGGGCTCCAACCACGTGCTGCCCACGGGCGGTTGCGCGTGCCACTCCTCGGGCCTGTCCGTCCAGTCCTTCCTGCGCGGCATCCACATCGTGGACTACACCCGCGAGGCCCTGGCCGACGTCGCGCACCACGTGGTGACGCTCGCGGAGGCCGAGGACCTGCCCGCGCACGGCGCCGCGATCAAGGCCCGCTTCGGGTGGAAGGTGCCGGAGAACAAGTGACCCACATCGACGACCTTCCCGTACGCGACGAGCTGCGCGGCAAGTCCCCCTACGGCGCGCCCCAACTCGACGTCCCCGTACGCCTGAACACCAACGAGAACCCCTACCCGCTGCCCGAGCCGCTGGTCGAGCGCATCGCCGAGCGCGTGCGCGAGGCCGCCCGCGACCTGAACCGCTACCCCGACCGGGACGCGGTGGAGCTGCGCACCGAGCTCGCGCGCTACCTCACCCGCACCGGCGGCCACGAGGTGACGCGCGCCCACGTGTGGGCGGCCAACGGCTCGAACGAGGTCATCCAGCAGCTCCTGCAGACCTTCGGCGGCCCGGGCCGCACGGCCATCGGCTTCGAGCCCTCGTACTCGATGCACGGCCTGATCGCCCGTGGCACCGGCACAGGCTGGATCTCGGGTCCGCGCCGCGAGGACTTCACGGTCGACCCGGAGGCGGCGGCGCGCGCCATCGCCGAGAACGCGCCGGACGTCGTCTTCATCACCACCCCCAACAACCCCACGGGCAACGCCGTCTCCGCCGAGACGGTCATGGCGCTGTACGACGCCGCGCAGGCCGCCAAGCCGTCGATCGTCGTGGTCGACGAGGCGTACGTGGAGTTCAGCCACGGCGCCTCGCTGCTCCCGCTGCTCGAAGGCCGCCCGCACCTCGTCGTCTCGCGGACGATGTCGAAGGCCTTCGGCGCGGCCGGGCTGCGCCTCGGCTACCTCGCCGCCGACCCCGCGGTCGTCGACGCGGTCCAGCTGGTGCGCCTGCCCTACCACCTCTCGGCCGTCACCCAGGCCACCGCCCTGGCCGCCCTGGAGCACACGGACACCCTCCTCGGATACGTCGAGCAGCTGAAGGCCGAGCGCGACCGCCTGGTCACCGAGCTGCGGGCGATCGGCTTCGAGGTGACCGAGTCCGACGCCAACTTCGTGCAGTTCGGGCGGTTCGAGGGCGAGGGCGCCACCCACGCGGCCTGGCAGCGGATCCTCGACC from Streptomyces flavofungini includes:
- the hisD gene encoding histidinol dehydrogenase; translated protein: MISRIDLRGDALPEGNALRALLPRADFDVAAALEKVRPICEDVHHRGDAALIEYAEKFDGVKLEHVRVPAAALTEALAGLDPDVRAALEESIRRARTVHRAQRRAPHTTEVVPGGSVTEKWVPVERVGLYAPGGRSVYPSSVIMNAVPAQEAGVASMALASPPQADFSGLPHPTILAACALLGIDEVYAVGGAQAVAMFAYGTDTCAPANMVTGPGNIWVAAAKRYFTGRIGIDTEAGPTEIAILADDTADPVHVASDLISQAEHDPLAAAVLVTDSTELADAVAKELEPQVAATKHVEDRIAPALAGRQSAIVLVDGLDEGLRVVDAYGAEHLEIQTRDAAAVADRVKNAGAIFVGPWAPVSLGDYCAGSNHVLPTGGCACHSSGLSVQSFLRGIHIVDYTREALADVAHHVVTLAEAEDLPAHGAAIKARFGWKVPENK
- a CDS encoding histidinol-phosphate transaminase, which encodes MTHIDDLPVRDELRGKSPYGAPQLDVPVRLNTNENPYPLPEPLVERIAERVREAARDLNRYPDRDAVELRTELARYLTRTGGHEVTRAHVWAANGSNEVIQQLLQTFGGPGRTAIGFEPSYSMHGLIARGTGTGWISGPRREDFTVDPEAAARAIAENAPDVVFITTPNNPTGNAVSAETVMALYDAAQAAKPSIVVVDEAYVEFSHGASLLPLLEGRPHLVVSRTMSKAFGAAGLRLGYLAADPAVVDAVQLVRLPYHLSAVTQATALAALEHTDTLLGYVEQLKAERDRLVTELRAIGFEVTESDANFVQFGRFEGEGATHAAWQRILDRGVLVRDNGVPGWLRVSAGTPAENDAFLDAVRELKKEQSA